The nucleotide sequence GCCCTGCTGACCCTCAAGGAATACTTGCAGGACTACGCCTCGCCGCAAACCCGGCAGATGGGCCTTGCCATGATAGAGCAGGAGCTGAACAAAATTCCCAGTGACAAGGTGCGCAAAAAGGCTGTGGAATACCTTGCCGCCATTAAAAACGGCCAGCGAGATTTTCGATTCTGAAATTTGCTTTTCTGAAGTTTTTGCCTGAAGGCGGATCGGCCTGCGGCGCATTGGAAATATCCCAATGCGCCGCTCTTTGTTGATATGTGGATATTACCCCACTGCGTATGCCACTTGTAAGTTGCTGCTCTTACGCGGGATATAGGTGATATTTTTCCCTGAGGAGTTTTTCAGGAATCAACGTATGTCCACAACTAGTAGCGTGAGAGAAGTGCGGTAAGCGAGTTATCAAGGCCATCATGTAAGTCGTCATGGATATTGGTGACGCCCCGCCACTACGATGCGGCGTTTGAGATTTATATTCGCCGTAAATTTTACTGTGAATACTGCTTTTGCTGAGAATCCTAGTCACATTCACCGCAAAAAATGCGGATATTATGCGCGATATTCATGAAATACCGGACTGGTCGACATCTCAGTGGGGCATTGGAAAACTGACGAAGCAGCTTGCCGCCGTACGACACAAGCGGGGGCTGCTCTTAGGATGGATGTGTACCTTGGCTTCTCCATTCGCGCAGAGGCTGGTTTGGAGACTTTGACCCTAGATGTGGTGAAGTCGAGCACCATTGAAGGGGAATCACTTGATGTGGCGCAGGTGCGCTCTTCACTGGCTCGAAGACTTGGAATTGACATCGGCCGGTCTGATGCCCCCGAGCAGAAGCGTGGAAGGCGTTGTGGAAATGATGCTGGACGCAACACAGCTCCATGCTGAACCGTTAACAGCGGAACGACTGTTTGGCTGGCATGCGGCGCTATTTCCTACCGGATTCGGGGCATCACGGTGCATCACCGTGGGCGTGTGGCGCAAGGCAGAAGCCGGGCCCATGCAAGTTGTCTCCGGCTACATCGGCCATGAGAAGGTTCATTTTGAAGCCCCGGCGGCAGAACGCCTTGATGCGGAAATGAACCACTTTCTGGAGTGGTTCAATGCACCGTTGCAGATTGACCCTGTATTGAAGGCTGGAGTAGCGCATCTCTGGTTTGTGACTATCCACCCTTTTGAGGACGGTAACGGGCGCATAGTCCGTGCAATTGCCGATTGTGCCCTGGCACGGGCCGACGACAGCTCACAACGCTTTTACAGCATGTCCGGACAGACCGAGCGGGAGCGCAAGGAATATTACGATATCTTAGAACGCACCCAAAAGGGCGAATTGGATATCACGCCTTGGCTGAGCTGGTTTCTTGGCTGCCTTGGGCGGGCTATTGATGGAGCCGACGAAACCTTGGCCGTTGTCTTTCGCAAGGCTCATGTGTGGCAATACGCCAATCAATACCCGCTTAATGATCCGCCAGCGAACTATCATGAACCGCCTGTTGGCCGGATTTGAGGGGAAATTGAACAGCGGCAAATACGCAAAACTGGCGAAATGTTCGCCGGATAGCGCCTTACGGGATATTCGGGAATTGATGGGATATGGTATATTACAGCAAAGCGAGAGCGGCGGACGCAGCACAAATTATACATTGGTGGAGAAGGCTGCCAATCAGTAACGCCCTGAGATAAACGTTTTTAGTAAAAGCTAAAATACCAAAAGCCTTGCAGGGGATAACGACATTGAGACGTCCAGCAGCAGCCTTGATTGCGTTGGCCTATCTATTTCTGTCCTCCATGCGGCTCAGCGTCCTTGCTGGGGACACATATTCACGCCGTGTTTTCACACTTCCGCCAGTAAATCCCGCACAGGTGCCCTGTGGGCTCTCGTGGCGTACCTCAACGTGAGGAACAGTGTCGAAATCTGTCGGAAAAACTGCCCGTCAAAGGGGCTTGCCCCGTCTTTGGTGTAGTGCCAGAATCTGGCAGGCAGCGCCGCTAACCAGTGCATAAAGAAAGCTGGCCGTAAGGGCCACAGCCTGTAGCGGGCGTACGAAAAAAGGGCTACATCTTTCGATGTAACCCTTTGAATTCAATTGGCGTCCCCAAGGGGATTTGAACCCCTGTCGACGGCGTGAAAGAACAGACTCTAACATTGTGAATTCAATGAGTTAGCAATGTTAGAGTGCATCCAAAAGCATCAAAAGACATTCGCACACACCCCGAACTAACTGGAGTTGCCCCCGCTAAACCGGACACTCTAAGTTTTGCAATGAACGGATAAACTCACGAGGCGAGAGCATCCGTAGTGCCTTGTGCGGGGCATTCTCATTATAATCTTCAAACCAGCCAGGAAGCAGTGCCATCACCGTTTCCGCATCTGGCCGATCATTGCAGAAGACGTAATCCCGTTTGAATGTTTTGACGAGAGCTTCAGCCATGCCGTTGCTTTGGGGGCTGCGCGCCGGAGTAAATTTGCTGACGATGCCCAGTGCGGCGGCAAAAGCTATCGTTTCTCTGGCTGTAGCAGGAGCCGTTGTCTGAGAGCCATTCAGCTGGCTGCAATGTTTTGACATCCCCGACCGTTTTTCAACGCAGGCCAGCATGACGCTTTGCGCCATGTCGGCACTGTCTCCACCAGTAGTGGCGGAAAAGGCCATCACTTGGTCTGCTCCCCGTCAAGTGGACAGGTCAAAAGAGGCCAAGGCAACTAATCAAGCGGCCAGCTTTTTCCGAAATTCTATCGGAGAGAGCTGGCCGAGCCTTTTTTGAAATCTCTCCGTGTTGTAAAAACGTATGAGCTCTTCTACCAACGCAATTGTTTTCTGTGGGCTGCACAAACTCTTCCCTGCGAACGCTTCGGTTTTAAGGTGGGAAAAGAACGATTCCATGCAGGCGTTATCCAGGCAGTTGCCCCGCCGCGAGTGGCTGCCGCGCAAGCCTAGCCGTTCCAGTTCCACTTGGTAAAGTTTGTGGGTATACTGAAATCCTTGATCGGAATGTAGTATTGCTCCTGCCATGGCGGGAAGCTTGTCTAGGCTGGCAAACGCCAGGTCGAGAGTATTTCTGGCTGAAAAGCTGTAGGCAACAATCTCGTTATTGTACAAATCTTGAATGGCTGACAGGTAAACAAAGCCCGTCAAGGTGGGCAGGTAGGTGATATCTGTAGCAAGCTTTTTGCCGGGGTCAACGCTTTGGAAGTCACGCATCAGTAGATTGGGGAAGATGACGCTGCCCGACCGGCCAAAGTATCGGCGCTTCCTGCGTATGATGGACTGAATACCCAGTTCGCGCATGATCCGATAAACTCGCTTGTGATTAGCAACAATGCCCTCACGCCGTAGAGCTGCCGCCACACGCCGATAGCCATAGAAAGGGCGCACTGAATGGATGCCCTTGATATGTTCTATTAGATCTCTATTCTATGATCTGCGGCGTTTGCAGTCTTCCATTTGTAGTACCCAGATCGAGACAATCCTGAAAAATCCAACAATATTGACAGCAGACAAAGCAAACGCAATTCATCAACTATTTTGAAAAGAAATTTTGTTTTTGCGCTCCCCATTCGTGCCAGAATATTGAGCGATACAACTTTTTTAGATAGTCACGCTCCGCTTCCACATAGGCTAGCTTCTCTTCCAACGATGAGAAATTGGTACGCGGACGTCCTTTTCGAGGGCTATCAACTTTCCCTCTGCCATCATCCAGCGACTCGCCAAGCCTGACTGCGGCAACCCACTTTTGTAATTGAGTTTTGCTCTTGATTCCTAACTGTTCGCTTAATTCGCGGTAGCTGATGCCACCTTCAAGGTATCGGCGAACAGCTTTCAGCTTGAATTCCACGCTATAAAGAGCGTTCTTTCTGCCAGACATAAAACACCCCCATCAGGTTACAGCGTTTAGCCTAGGTGGCCTTTATATCGCTGTCTACTCTGATGGGGGCATATCAACTTCCCGGTAACAAGTATCCAGTGCAAAAATGACGCGCACCCGCTCACCGTTGTCGCAGGCAATCTCAAACCCGTCAGACACCAACGCTGATTCCGTTGCAGTGTGGAGACTTTGCCTGTGTGCGCTTTGCCGGGCTGACTGCCGGTAAACCGCGCCAGCAACAGATTGTTCTGCCTCATAATTCTGTATACGCGTTTATGATTGACCGGAGTGCGCCCACTGGCAATCAATTGCCGGTTAAGCAGTCGCTGTATACGCCGATAGTCGGAAGTCTGGCGTCCGCCCAAGAAGTCGACGATCAGCGGCAGGAGCAGTGCATCCTCCGCCTTGTTGTACCGTTCCGGGCGAGGCTGTGGGTTACGGCAACGCTCATAGGTGTTGGATCGAGACACCGCCAGGGC is from Desulfovibrio desulfuricans and encodes:
- a CDS encoding Fic family protein, which produces MMLDATQLHAEPLTAERLFGWHAALFPTGFGASRCITVGVWRKAEAGPMQVVSGYIGHEKVHFEAPAAERLDAEMNHFLEWFNAPLQIDPVLKAGVAHLWFVTIHPFEDGNGRIVRAIADCALARADDSSQRFYSMSGQTERERKEYYDILERTQKGELDITPWLSWFLGCLGRAIDGADETLAVVFRKAHVWQYANQYPLNDPPANYHEPPVGRI
- a CDS encoding DUF4172 domain-containing protein, whose translation is MDVYLGFSIRAEAGLETLTLDVVKSSTIEGESLDVAQVRSSLARRLGIDIGRSDAPEQKRGRRCGNDAGRNTAPC